TAATGCTACAGAGCCATTTGTTACCTCGAACCTAACAGAGGCTCCGGAAATCACCTCCACGGTTGTCGGAGATACAGAGGAGAATACAAGTGTGGATTATACCACAGTAACTGCCACAGATACCACCTTCACTGACAGCTCCACAGTTGTCGCTACAGTGATGGGGGATGGCGGATACACAACTGAGATGCCACACTTAAATTCCTCACTGATTATAGAAGATGATGAGGGTAAGGAACACCCCCCAAAACAACTAATCCTACAAGCTTTTGAACCAAGATTTCCTGTCAAACGTTTTCCTATTTCTACCCAGGTGGCCTGAGCACAGGGCAAGTTGTGGGCATCGTGATTGGCTCGCTGGTGGCTGTAGTGGTCgtcattgtggtggtggtgatggggaTGCGTAGGATGGGCCAGTACTCGTGAGTACTTTGATTACTTTTCTCAATTCAAATCACTGTGACCAGATAAATTACAGACTATTACTTTGGGTAAAGCAACAGGTGACACATATCATATAGCACAGCACTGGGGGGGCAAACATCACTTTACTATAGAATGGGCCGTATGGTCAAAGTGTTGTCTAGGATGGGATCACTTATGAATTTCACAAATGAGCAAATCCATCATACAGTTTACAAGATCATTGAAGTCAATATTATGTCATTAAGCATTTAACACCCATCAAATTACACattatattttaatacattCCGGTTGACTGATGTGATTAAAGTAAAGGTAAAGTCAAAATTCTTGTCAGTTTTTACGTGCTattgttgtgttttttgttatttgttTAATTACAATGCAAAGTCACCTGGTTAACTGTTAGTTAACTTCTAACAGACGTGTGGCATATTTACTGTGAATATCAGctgtttctctttctttcaGCCCCTGAGGAGAAAAACTACCTGGCAGGAAGAGCAGTGTTCTGGGGGCTGAGAGTTTTCCATAAAGACTACTgagtgatgtcatttcctgtcaTGAAATTCTCCCAGCTCTCAGACTTGCCCAGCTCCGCTCTGGGCCATTACCGACAAGGCAAGCATCTAGGCCTGCTCCTGTCCTGACCTACATCTAACATCCACCATCAACCAAACACCAGCTTTAAACCCCCACTCCTACTTTTGGATCCTAGgttaaaaaaatgcagatttttcacATAGATCAAGTGCATCGCTAAACAAAATATGTAACAGGGTCCAGTTTGTGCGATGTGCGGGAAATCAGGTAAAATGCGACAGGGTTTGAGACGGCTTGTAACTGGCGATACGTGCACTGACCCACGGCGTGCTAATGCATGCTGGGTTTCTGTCGATCTGAGCCAGAATACTCGTACACTGAAAATGAGATTATCTGACGTTTCATGGTCTTTTGTAGGTGAAACTAGGCATCTAGGTAACTTACAGAACATTACATACAAGTACACAGTGCAGCTCAAGCTAATGTGGCCCCAGACACAATAAAGCCTCGCATTGTCACCCCAGCCCTGTACTGAGACTCCGTAAAGCAATCAGTTCTGCGTATGTTCTAGTACAGTGCTGCTGCCTGGGCTGCCTTGCCACAgacaaacataaaaataaaaaaacataatgtCTGAAAACTAGCTGAATGCCACTCAGCATTCTCTGAATAAAATTTTGGGTGTTTGAATGTCCTGTTTGTCACTTGAAAAACACCCTTTTCGTCGAATAATTAAACAATTGTCCTTTTCATTGGATGGCTTCAACAAGCACCCTTTTTATTGGATAGCTCTGCAGATTTAACTAGAACACGTTGCATATAAGGTTGTTAATACACATTGCTAGCATTGATGGTGTTATTGTTACTTTTGGTTTCTCGACAATGGTATATCTGTACCTGACCAGGTAATATGCAAAAGCATTCATGCCAATCATTTTCATTCAGTGCACATGCATGGAAACCTTCGGGTGGTGATGCTGCACTTACTGTCAGTATTGTGTCAAGTAGAAAAACACCAACATTGTTCAGTATTAATGATCATTTTCAGTATAGCTTAATTCTGTACTGTCTTAGAGTGCTGCCTTAACGCTGCCTAAAGAAAACATGTAATACTTCAAAACTCTTAGTCATTTTAGTAATTTTCAGCTGTTCCTGCTTTGTTGGACCCTGCTCCGAGTACAAAATCTGTACCTTTAGTGTGCCATCAGATTGAGTacattgtttaatttaattcacgTTTTCAGTTCACATTGTCTCAATAAAAATGTGAAAACACACAATAATTATCTGTGAAGG
This genomic stretch from Brienomyrus brachyistius isolate T26 chromosome 6, BBRACH_0.4, whole genome shotgun sequence harbors:
- the si:ch211-156j16.1 gene encoding uncharacterized protein si:ch211-156j16.1 gives rise to the protein MMPGWTLPLLLLCALAGPLCSDTHASTIVVPTNESTTTPEVTSMTAVTEEPTDRSTTFSPNATEPFVTSNLTEAPEITSTVVGDTEENTSVDYTTVTATDTTFTDSSTVVATVMGDGGYTTEMPHLNSSLIIEDDEGGLSTGQVVGIVIGSLVAVVVVIVVVVMGMRRMGQYSP